One segment of Vagococcus martis DNA contains the following:
- a CDS encoding carbamoyl phosphate synthase small subunit, whose translation MKRLLILEDGTCYEGEGFGAPSSATGELVFTTGMSGYQEMMTDPSFKGQILLFTYPTIGNYGINRDDFESMSPACSAVVVRDVARVASNWRSQATLDEFLKEKGVPGISGIDTRALTKKIREKGAMKASIIDVVSDINHAYDQLRATVLPSTQVQAVSTTKPYSIPGTGANVVMIDFGMKQSILRELIKRDCHITVVPYDTSAKEILSYRPDGVMLSNGPGNPKDLPLVLKTILKIQGVVPIFGICLGHQLLSLANGADTYKMRFGHRGGNHAVREIASDSVYFTSQNHGYAVSLDSLDTTELMLTHVDINDGSVEGVKHKNHPAFSVQFHPDAAPGPHDAESIFDEFIELMENWGNKHA comes from the coding sequence ATGAAACGACTGTTAATCTTAGAAGATGGAACATGTTATGAAGGAGAAGGATTTGGTGCGCCAAGTTCAGCTACTGGTGAGTTAGTATTTACAACAGGAATGAGTGGATACCAAGAAATGATGACGGATCCAAGTTTTAAAGGGCAAATATTATTATTCACTTATCCAACAATTGGAAATTATGGAATAAATCGTGATGATTTTGAATCCATGTCTCCAGCTTGTTCTGCTGTTGTGGTCAGAGATGTCGCTAGAGTGGCATCAAACTGGCGCTCACAAGCAACGCTAGATGAATTCCTTAAAGAAAAAGGTGTTCCAGGAATCAGCGGGATTGACACTCGTGCGTTAACGAAAAAAATTCGTGAAAAAGGAGCAATGAAGGCAAGCATTATAGATGTTGTGTCTGACATAAACCATGCTTACGACCAATTAAGAGCGACGGTTTTACCATCAACACAAGTCCAAGCTGTTTCAACTACTAAACCTTATAGCATTCCAGGAACTGGCGCAAACGTGGTGATGATTGATTTTGGTATGAAGCAAAGTATATTAAGAGAATTAATCAAACGTGATTGTCATATTACAGTTGTTCCCTATGACACAAGTGCAAAAGAGATTTTATCTTATCGACCTGATGGCGTGATGCTATCAAACGGACCAGGAAATCCAAAAGATTTACCACTTGTGTTAAAAACGATTTTAAAAATTCAAGGGGTTGTCCCAATTTTTGGTATTTGTCTAGGACATCAGTTATTAAGTTTAGCTAATGGAGCAGATACGTATAAAATGCGTTTTGGACATCGCGGTGGCAATCATGCTGTCAGAGAGATTGCCTCTGACTCGGTGTACTTCACCTCTCAAAATCACGGGTATGCTGTGTCGCTTGATAGTTTAGATACAACAGAATTAATGTTAACTCACGTTGATATTAATGACGGATCAGTTGAAGGGGTTAAACATAAAAATCATCCAGCCTTTTCAGTGCAATTCCATCCAGATGCTGCACCTGGG
- a CDS encoding dihydroorotase — protein MKTLIKNGRVVTSRNQLIPVDVWIEEGKIKGIGQFTETAESFEQVIDAKNGLITPGLVDVHVHFREPGFEYKETIETGSRSAAKGGFTTVCAMPNLNPVPDTPERLTDMYQRIEKDSVVNILQYAPITKELNTEKLVDFAGLKKAGAFAFTNDGVGVQTAGVMYEAMKEAAALDMAIVAHTEDESLLFGGVMHLGEKSKELGLPGIMSATESSQIARDVLLAKETGVHYHVCHVSTKESVEVIRQAKKNGIHVTCEVCPHHLIMTDCDITHDHGYFKMNPPLRATDDQQALIDGLLDGTIDCIATDHAPHGHEEKNQSMIDSPFGIVGSETAFALMYTHFVKTNRFTLEQVVYWMTEAPSKLFNLETGSLNIGADADIAIFDLDEEVVIPEAFVSKSHNTPFSGEKVVGDTLYTFVKGKLVWNKKEA, from the coding sequence ATGAAAACATTAATTAAAAATGGCCGAGTGGTTACAAGTAGAAATCAGTTAATTCCTGTCGATGTTTGGATTGAAGAAGGGAAAATCAAAGGGATTGGTCAGTTTACTGAAACAGCAGAGAGTTTTGAACAAGTTATTGATGCAAAAAACGGATTGATAACACCAGGATTAGTTGATGTTCATGTGCATTTTAGAGAGCCTGGATTTGAATACAAAGAAACAATCGAAACAGGTAGTCGTTCAGCGGCTAAAGGTGGATTTACCACAGTGTGTGCCATGCCAAACCTTAATCCAGTGCCAGATACACCAGAGCGTTTGACAGACATGTATCAACGAATCGAAAAAGATAGCGTGGTAAACATCTTGCAATATGCACCTATTACAAAAGAATTAAACACAGAAAAGTTAGTTGACTTTGCTGGATTAAAAAAAGCTGGTGCATTTGCTTTTACAAATGATGGTGTGGGTGTGCAAACTGCTGGAGTCATGTATGAAGCAATGAAAGAAGCAGCAGCGCTTGACATGGCGATTGTAGCCCACACTGAAGATGAGAGTTTATTATTTGGTGGCGTGATGCATTTAGGTGAGAAATCAAAAGAGTTAGGCTTACCTGGTATTATGAGCGCGACTGAATCATCACAAATTGCTAGAGACGTGTTATTAGCAAAAGAAACAGGCGTTCATTATCATGTCTGTCATGTTTCAACCAAAGAAAGCGTTGAAGTCATCAGACAAGCGAAAAAAAATGGCATCCATGTTACCTGTGAAGTGTGTCCACATCATTTAATCATGACAGATTGTGATATTACACATGATCATGGTTACTTTAAAATGAATCCGCCACTAAGAGCAACTGATGATCAACAAGCATTAATTGACGGATTACTGGATGGAACGATTGATTGTATCGCTACAGATCACGCACCACATGGACACGAAGAAAAAAATCAAAGCATGATTGATTCACCATTTGGAATCGTGGGAAGTGAAACAGCCTTTGCTTTAATGTACACACACTTTGTAAAAACGAATCGTTTTACACTCGAGCAAGTGGTGTATTGGATGACAGAAGCACCATCAAAACTATTTAATTTAGAAACAGGATCATTAAACATTGGAGCAGATGCGGATATTGCCATCTTTGACTTAGATGAAGAAGTGGTCATACCTGAAGCGTTTGTTTCAAAATCACATAATACGCCATTTAGTGGAGAAAAAGTTGTTGGAGACACATTATATACCTTTGTAAAAGGGAAATTGGTTTGGAATAAAAAGGAGGCGTAA
- a CDS encoding aspartate carbamoyltransferase catalytic subunit, producing the protein MIITSEKISLKHLLTAESLSDQEVMGLIKRAQQFKHGEKSQLPNQQYFVANLFFENSTRTHKSFEVAEKKMGIDVIEFDAKTSSVSKGESLYDTVLTMSAIGVHACVIRHWEEDYYNELIQSKTITTSIINGGDGSGNHPTQCLLDLLTIYEEFGHFDNLNIAICGDLTHSRVANSNMKMLKRLGANLYFCGPEEWYNKKYEAYGTYLPIDDVLDKVDVMMMLRVQHERHDEGESFSKEEYHQQHGLTSERATKMKEKAIIMHPAPVNRDVELADDLVESYQSRITQQMTNGVFMRMAILEAILQGKS; encoded by the coding sequence ATGATTATTACATCGGAGAAAATTAGTTTAAAACATTTACTAACTGCAGAATCATTAAGTGACCAAGAAGTGATGGGATTAATTAAACGTGCACAGCAGTTTAAACACGGAGAAAAATCTCAATTACCAAATCAACAATATTTTGTTGCTAATCTATTCTTTGAAAACAGCACAAGGACACATAAAAGTTTTGAAGTCGCAGAGAAAAAAATGGGCATCGATGTAATAGAATTTGATGCAAAAACAAGTTCAGTATCAAAAGGCGAATCGTTATATGACACTGTGTTGACGATGTCAGCAATCGGTGTGCATGCGTGTGTGATTCGTCACTGGGAAGAAGATTATTACAATGAATTAATTCAAAGTAAAACAATCACGACATCCATCATCAACGGTGGCGATGGGAGTGGTAATCACCCAACGCAATGTTTACTTGATCTGTTAACAATTTATGAAGAATTCGGACATTTTGACAATTTAAATATTGCAATCTGTGGCGATTTAACCCATTCTCGTGTGGCAAACTCAAACATGAAGATGTTAAAACGTCTTGGAGCCAATCTTTATTTCTGTGGACCAGAAGAATGGTACAACAAGAAATATGAAGCATACGGGACTTACTTACCAATAGATGACGTATTAGATAAAGTAGACGTGATGATGATGTTACGTGTGCAGCACGAGCGTCACGATGAAGGGGAAAGTTTTTCAAAAGAAGAATATCACCAACAACATGGTTTAACCAGCGAACGTGCAACAAAAATGAAAGAAAAAGCGATTATCATGCACCCTGCTCCGGTCAATCGTGATGTCGAGCTAGCTGATGACTTAGTCGAAAGTTACCAATCACGCATCACGCAACAGATGACCAATGGTGTATTTATGAGAATGGCAATATTAGAAGCCATTTTACAAGGAAAATCTTAG
- a CDS encoding solute carrier family 23 protein, whose translation MKENYRNPDVVLDIHDKPKGIKWLGLSLQHLFTMFGATVLVPILVGINPGIALFSSGLGTIVYLIVTKGKIPAYLGSSFAFIAAMQMLMKDDGYPAVALGAITTGIVYLIVSAIVKRAGSAWLDKLLPAIVVGPVVMVIGLGLAGNAASQAMYAVGANGEQVYSVKYIAVALITMSLTIFFNMYLKGFMGLIPILLGIVCGYFIALAVGIVDVEPIRQAAWFALPDFQAPFVTYTPKFYLTAIVTMAPIAFVTMTEHIGHLMVLNKLTKRDFFKEPGLDKTLKGDGLAQIVAGLVGGPPVTSYGENIGVLAITRVHSVFVIGGAAALAMGLSFVGKLTAIIQSIPNPVIAGISFILFGVIASSGLKILIDNKIDFNLKRNLLIASVILVVGIGGLTFQVGAVAVSGMALATLFGIILNLILPEKAKSELE comes from the coding sequence ATGAAAGAAAACTATAGAAACCCAGATGTTGTATTGGATATACATGATAAGCCGAAAGGAATTAAGTGGCTAGGACTTAGCTTACAACATTTGTTTACGATGTTTGGTGCCACAGTACTAGTACCAATATTAGTCGGCATTAACCCAGGAATTGCCCTGTTTAGTTCAGGACTTGGAACGATTGTCTATCTCATCGTAACAAAAGGAAAAATCCCTGCTTACTTAGGAAGTAGTTTTGCGTTTATTGCAGCGATGCAAATGTTAATGAAAGATGATGGGTATCCGGCAGTTGCCTTGGGAGCTATCACAACGGGGATTGTCTACTTAATTGTTTCAGCGATTGTGAAGCGAGCAGGATCAGCTTGGTTAGATAAATTGCTTCCAGCGATTGTGGTTGGACCAGTTGTCATGGTAATCGGACTTGGGTTAGCTGGAAATGCAGCAAGTCAAGCGATGTATGCAGTTGGAGCAAATGGCGAACAAGTTTACAGTGTGAAATACATTGCAGTTGCCTTGATTACGATGTCACTAACGATTTTCTTTAATATGTATCTTAAAGGGTTTATGGGACTTATCCCAATATTACTAGGAATTGTGTGTGGTTACTTTATCGCATTAGCAGTTGGAATTGTCGATGTTGAGCCAATTAGACAAGCAGCATGGTTTGCTTTACCTGACTTTCAAGCACCATTTGTGACTTACACACCAAAATTTTACTTAACCGCGATTGTGACCATGGCACCTATCGCGTTTGTGACGATGACAGAACACATTGGTCACTTAATGGTATTAAACAAATTAACAAAACGAGATTTCTTCAAAGAGCCAGGATTAGATAAAACACTTAAAGGTGACGGATTAGCACAAATCGTCGCTGGTTTAGTTGGCGGTCCTCCTGTTACAAGTTATGGTGAGAATATCGGCGTACTAGCGATTACTCGCGTACACAGTGTGTTTGTCATCGGTGGAGCGGCAGCCCTAGCAATGGGATTAAGTTTTGTCGGAAAACTAACCGCGATTATTCAAAGTATTCCTAACCCAGTTATTGCGGGAATTAGTTTTATCCTATTCGGAGTGATTGCTTCAAGCGGATTGAAAATCTTGATTGATAATAAAATTGATTTTAACTTAAAACGTAACTTGTTGATTGCCTCAGTTATCTTAGTAGTGGGAATCGGCGGATTAACCTTCCAAGTTGGAGCAGTAGCAGTTTCTGGTATGGCTCTAGCAACATTGTTTGGGATTATACTGAACTTGATTTTACCTGAAAAAGCGAAAAGCGAATTAGAATAA
- the pyrR gene encoding bifunctional pyr operon transcriptional regulator/uracil phosphoribosyltransferase PyrR has protein sequence MTEKVVVDDMTMKRALTRITYEIIERHKGIDDIVLIGIKTRGIYLANRIAERLKQLEGKDIPVGELDITLYRDDNHVNEHDTPEVHASNIPFSIEDKEVILVDDVIFTGRTIRAALDAIMDIGRPEKISLAVLVDRGHRELPIRADYVGKNIPTSKTEQIIVSVEEYDGKDEIKIKQLN, from the coding sequence ATGACTGAAAAAGTAGTAGTGGATGACATGACAATGAAACGAGCATTGACACGTATTACTTATGAAATTATTGAACGACATAAAGGCATTGACGATATCGTGTTGATTGGGATCAAAACACGCGGCATTTATCTAGCTAATCGAATTGCTGAGAGATTAAAACAATTAGAAGGAAAAGACATTCCTGTCGGCGAGCTAGATATTACATTATACAGAGATGATAATCATGTCAATGAACACGACACACCTGAAGTTCATGCTTCAAATATTCCCTTTTCAATAGAAGATAAAGAAGTCATTTTAGTCGATGACGTTATTTTTACAGGTAGAACGATTCGTGCAGCACTAGATGCGATCATGGATATTGGTCGTCCTGAAAAGATTTCATTAGCCGTATTAGTTGATAGAGGACATAGAGAGTTACCAATTCGTGCTGATTACGTAGGTAAAAATATTCCAACATCAAAAACAGAACAAATTATTGTATCTGTGGAAGAATATGATGGTAAAGATGAAATCAAAATTAAACAACTTAATTAA
- a CDS encoding RluA family pseudouridine synthase, which yields MTQLHYVVEDKKGRIDKVLAEIYPDYSRSQIQSWLKEEAVSVNGEIVKANYKVKNQDNIDIQVPEPKELTLEAQDIPLEIVYEDDDVIVVNKPQGMVVHPSMGHPSGTLVNALLFHADSLSSINDVIRPGIVHRIDKDTSGLLMVAKNDAAHVALQDELRERKTLRKYVALVHGVIPHEKGKIDAPIGRSKDNRQKQAIISDGKEAVTHFTVLERFLDYTLIECVLETGRTHQIRVHMDYIGYPIVGDPLYGPKKTIKGNGQFLHAKTLAFTHPTTGELMTFDSELPEIFKQTLKEIENND from the coding sequence ATGACACAATTACATTATGTAGTAGAAGATAAAAAGGGGAGAATCGATAAAGTCTTGGCAGAAATCTATCCAGACTATTCTCGTTCACAAATCCAAAGCTGGTTAAAAGAAGAAGCAGTCAGTGTAAATGGTGAGATCGTCAAAGCAAATTATAAAGTGAAGAACCAAGATAATATTGATATTCAAGTACCTGAACCTAAAGAATTAACGTTAGAAGCACAAGATATTCCGCTTGAGATTGTCTATGAAGATGACGATGTGATAGTCGTGAATAAACCTCAAGGCATGGTCGTGCATCCATCTATGGGGCATCCAAGTGGAACGCTTGTTAATGCGTTATTATTTCATGCTGACTCACTTTCAAGTATAAACGACGTGATTCGTCCAGGGATTGTACACCGTATTGATAAAGATACGTCTGGGTTGTTAATGGTCGCAAAAAATGATGCAGCGCATGTTGCGTTGCAAGATGAACTAAGAGAAAGAAAAACATTGAGAAAATATGTGGCGTTAGTTCATGGTGTAATTCCACATGAAAAAGGAAAAATAGATGCACCGATTGGACGAAGTAAAGATAATCGTCAAAAACAAGCGATTATTTCTGATGGTAAAGAAGCGGTGACGCATTTCACTGTATTAGAAAGATTTTTAGATTACACGTTAATTGAGTGTGTACTTGAAACAGGACGAACACATCAAATTCGTGTTCACATGGATTACATTGGCTACCCAATCGTAGGAGATCCATTATATGGACCGAAGAAAACGATAAAAGGAAATGGGCAGTTCTTACACGCTAAAACATTAGCCTTTACTCATCCAACAACAGGAGAGCTGATGACCTTTGATTCTGAGTTACCAGAAATATTTAAACAAACATTAAAGGAAATCGAAAATAATGATTGA